The sequence CCAGGTCCACCTGTTGGGCCTGTCTGTCCCTGAGGGGACTCACCTATGGCTTGAGCGAGCGCGATGACCACTTCTTGACAGGTCGTCCGCTCCGAGACCCCACAGACCACTCGCTGGATGCCGTCCACCCACACCTTCAGCTCCATCGCCGCAGTCCCAGAGAGCATATCCCTGTCGTGCAGGTTAAGGCCACAGGGTCAAGCCCTGCTTGGCCCTCCCCTGCTGGCTCCTCCTGGCCTGTGCCTCACCCCCAGAACTGGTTTAGGGCTGCCGCCCTGCTCTCCTGTGCCCAGCCCTACCCGCAGGCCACacattcctggggtgggggtagtcAAGACCAGCCCCCCAAAGCGGGAAGCAATCTGCCTTCCAGGAGCCCTCGGAGgcttccccaccccacttcccagcctcctctcgccccgcccctctcccggAGAATCATTAACCAGATGCAGGACTTCCTGCCCCCCCACGCCCCAGTCACCTGGCACGGGAACAGTGCCCCTCCCGCAGGGCGCCGTCCCCAGTCACCTAAGGGCGCTCTACGCAAACTTGGCAACTCGCTGCCATGGGAACGCACCCTCCCCGGCGACTCACACCTCGGCCCTCCGAACCCACCGAGCCTGGCGCAGGCAGCCCCCTCCCATTCCCACTGATCGCAGTGCTCGCCCCGGAGGCCGCCTCGCCCACAGCGGGGCGGGCGCAGGTGCGGCGCGGCACCCGACACACTGCCTGGCTGCTGCGCCTCCGAGTTGCGGCTCGCGCCTGCCAGAGGCCGCGCTCGCACTCAGGAGGCTTCGGAACTCCGGGCGGCTCACCTGGGCTCCCGCCGGCCTCCGAGACCAGGACTCGAACCGGTTCCTTCCCAAGCGCCCGGCGCCGCCGCAACCTGCCGCCTCCAGCGCGGCGGGAGCGCCCCTGACCACGACCCATTGGCTCGCAGCCCGAGCGCTCAGCCCCTCCCTTCAGGCCCCTATTGGCTTCTCGATGCGCCCAGCCCACCTAGCGCACACGCCCATTGGTCACCTTCCTTGTGCCCCGCCTCTATTCATTGGCttcccgccgccccgccccccaacgAGGCCCAGGTATGGGCGGGGCTAAGCGGCGCGGAGGGGCGGGTTGAGTCCCCTGCACTCACCGCCGAAGCCCGCGAACTACGCGGAAGCGCGTCCGAGCTGGCGGCCCACGGGCGGCGGCGCGTGGGGCAGGTGTCTGACCCCGATCCAGGACCCACTTCCTCAGAAGCCGCCCAGTCTGACGGGTTTCCCACTAGGCAGGGGGCGCCAGCCTGGGACCCCACGAGCCCGCCGCCGCGCAGAGAACCCTCCCCGATGCGCCCCCAGGTCCCCCCCGACCCTGCTCCCTCGGGGTCCGCGTCGACAGTCGTGGGCACAGGGATCAGGGGCGGTGAGCCCCCCGATGTGCAGTTGGAGCGCCGCCGGCCCTCTGGCTGCAGCCGGACTAACAGTCCTGGTGGGGGCGGGAGCCCGCTCCGAGGTTGCTGGGGACCGAGGCACCGGCTCTTTGTCGGAGGCTTACTCCCACCCACTCTGTGCCCAGTGGGGCCGGTGCCCTCCCGAGCTGTGGGCACTGCTCTACCTGGCCCGCGGGACAGCCCACGCCCGGCGGCAGCCAGGGTCCTCCGCCTCAGCGCTCCCCGTGGGGGGTCAGCCTGGGCAGCGGGCGGTCTCCGCCTGCCCAGCACAGGaggcaccccacccacccacccagggacaGAAGCGGAAAGTCTGAGTAAACGAAGGGCGGAGGAATGAAGGGGGGTGGGAGCAAAGGCTGGAGGGCACGTGTCTTGCCGGTCAGGTCTGGGGCCTCGCCTTTGTtccagggcagagggaacagttGTCATGGTGATGGGAGTGTCCCCAGGggtccctgccctggcccaggtggTGGACATAGGCAGGGGAAGGTGAGGTTTCGGGCTCGGGGTTAGGTAGGCGGGCCTTGGGCACTGAGGGCAGAGGGTAGGAGGCAGTCGAGCCCCCGGCCCCTCAGTCGGGCaagccccaccccagctcctccgCCCTGTCCACTGCTCTCCCCCCACCTGTCAGCTCAGCCAGGGAGCTCCGAGTCCCCAGGAGGGTGGTAGGGCAGCAGAGTCCCCCATGCTCACTGTCCATCTCCACGGTCAGGGTGGGCGGCCCTGGGGGTGCCTCTCTGGAATGCTGGGCTGAGCCATGACTGAGGCAGGCCTCGCTGGTCACTCTGTGGTCTCCCGGGCCTTCCGGGGTTAGTCGGGCAGCAGGTCAACCTCTTATAGCTTCTCCTTCTGGCTGGAccagcccctgggggaggggggagggggcccagcacTCTCTCAGGGCCATGGTCTGGGGTCTCCCGGGAGGCTCCTGGTAACAAACAGCCCCTCCCTTCCTGAGAGTTGGTATCCATGGCAATGCTAGGGGCCTTTCtgtccccaggcctgcctgggtttcaggcctcAGGTGAGCGTTGGAGGTAGGGCCCTgtgtctggggggggggcggccaggGGCATGGGTGTCCTGGGTAAAGGACCAGCACCTGTGGGGACACTTGCTGTAGGCTGGGAGACATCTCAGAACCTGGAGGGCAAGGGTGATAGGGAGGCCCAGGTGACGCGTTGATTGGGGTGTGAcctgctgccctggccgggtCAGAAACACACCCAAGTGACCCACAGCCTGGTGTCCTGTGGAGcagacacacacccacacccacacccatgGGACTCTTGGAGAGGCACCCCGCCGGTGCCGTCTGGGCTGTCAGCCACGCAGACGTGCACGTGGTCACGTGAGGAGGGCCCACACACGGGACACAGGGcagacagccccccccccccccctcagctCCTCCAAGAACATGACGCGTGGCCCTGAGTCTGGCCTCAAGGGTGGAGAAGCCAAGAAAGGGGCTCCCTCATCTCTGGGGAACGAAGAGCCAGTCAGTGGCCACCGGAGCCTCCCCGCTGGCACACCTGCAGACCTGGTGGCTCCCAAAGGCCGGAAGGACACCAAGGCCACCCCCACACGAGTGGGCCTGCagtaaggaggggagggagacatggTCAGCCGCGCGAGCCGGGCCGGCTAGAGGGCAGGGCCTGGTCAAGCGGCTCGGGTGCTGGCTTTGTAGGTCCGCCCCCAAGGTCCTGGACCCCCGCCCTCTGCAGCTGCCGTTGGGGCAGCGGGAACTGGATATCCAAGCTCTGCGGTATGCCGCCCAGGACCGACAGGATGCCCGGCACCGCCGCATCCTGCAGGAGGTGGCTGGGCTGCCGCCCGAGAGGTCGGTGGCTGAagccggcccccagccccacccagccctggccctaACTGCTGGTTTCTATCTGACCCCAGCCACTGGGCCTGGCCCAGAAGtcaccctgaccctgaccctggccTGTGCTGTGCCTCGAGCCCTAGCCTTTACCGGACTCTGATCCTCCATCCTAACCCTGAAAGAGTCGCCATGCCTTAGACCTGCCTGGACCCTAAGCTTGAACATGTCTGTGGTGCTGAGCTCGACCTGGGTCCCGCCTCCATCCGGGCCTCCCAGAGCTTGACTGGCCCAGCCCAGAAGCACTGGGGGCCCTTGGGCCCCTGCAGctcctctccttggctgctgacCCAGAGGTGGGGGCCACTGAGATCGCCCCTTCTCCCAGGGGCCCTCACAGTCAGGACAGGTTCCTGCGGGCCCAGGTCCAGAAGCTGACCCTGGAGCTGGAAGAACAAAAGGAACGGGCCCAGCTGGTGAGGGGGCCGGGGAGATGGGCAGGGGTTGGCCTGGGCAGGTGGGGTCCGAGAAGACCCCACGCCACCCGCGGGCTCCCCCGGGGCAGGAGAGGGATCGCCTGGAGGAGCAGCTGCTGCAGACCCAGACCTCGCTGCAGCAGCGGGAGGCCGAGCTGCAGGCCTTGCACAAGTCCTGCCTCGTGAAGCTGGCCCACTCCTCCTGGGTGGGCCGCATGCTCCGCTCGTCCACCGGCAGCGTGGAGGTGAGCCTGCACCCCTGGGCccgccctcctgcctcccatgtcccctccccggccctccttgggcttccccccaccccccaccgcctgCCAACTTGCCCAGTCCCGGTCTGTGCTTCCTGGGGGGCTCTGGCCTGGCCTCCCTCGGGCTGCCTCTGGGGGGGAACCTGGGACGGGGAGGCGGCAGGAGCCCCCGTCCGGCTCGCCTGACACTCGGCAAGTGTATCAGCTTCAGGTGCTCGTGAGGCTGAAGGGGAGGGatgccctgccccccgcccctgcccgctGGCCTCCCGTCCCTCTCGCAGGTGGTGACAGCAGAGACCCTGGTGGACCCCAGCGACTCCTCGGAGAATGACGAGGCCTCCCCGGGTCGGGAGGTGAGCCCGGgggggggcgtgtgtgtgtgcggCCCCGCGGGGCCGTGGGAGGCGAGGGCCAGACGCCTGTCGCCTCCCGGCCAGGGCTTCCGGCTGGAGGACGTGGACTGGAACACCATCGCCCACCGCTACCCCAACCTCCTCGCCAACATCAAGTCCAATTCGGATTACAAGTGACGGCACTGGGCAGGGGCTCCtgccgggcggggggtggggagggcgggctcGCCTTGGCGGTTGTGGACCCCAGTCTGCGTCCCACCCTCAGCGTTCCCAGACGAACCCGCTGGACCCTGCGAGAGCCAGTTCACTGACCTCTGGAGCTGGGCAGGGCTCTGGGCCACCCCTGCTCTGCTATGAGCCCCTTTCCCAGCCTGGGTCCTGGGGTCCTGATCACCACTTGGGGTGCCCAGCCCGCCTTGGAGCGGAAGCCGGGCCGCCTGTGAGCACCCTGTGGCCCGCAGGCACCCCCGGCCCCGGACGCCCCCACGGCTCCCAGTGGACTCACTGCCCGACGAGTGTGGCCCGGAGTCGAGCGGAAGACAGCACCGTCTCAAGAGTGTGGAGTGGGACTCCGGGACCTTCGTGGGCTCCGACAACTCCCGGGGCGCCAACTCGGACTCCAGCAGCTGGCCGCTGGACGAGCGGAGTGGTGTGCAGAAGGCGACAGGGCACCCGCTCCGGTCGCCGGGCCACATTTCTTTCCAGCACATAGGGCCACCAGGCAGGAGCCTCCGCAGGGACTCGGATGCAGAGCCtgaaggtggggtggggcggggcggggctccccgTTTGGGCTGCACTCACTGTCCGACGCCCTGGAGGAGGTCCTGCAGAGCCTGGccttccctggagcccagggtggggtggCTGCTGGGGCCCCTCCCGCCGAATCTTCGGGGGTCAGGGTGGTCTGGAGGCCTCTGAGCTCTGCGCAGTGTGTCCCAAGTGCTTCGAGCTACCCCTCTGCTCCTCTTAGCCCCCAGAGCCCAGCCACCGCCTGCCCTGGAGGGGACCCCTGAGGCTGCTGCTCTCCCACGTGGACCCCCCAGGGCACTGCAGGCCAGTGGGTTCCCCAGCAGATGCTCCATATGGGGGTCCCCCTTCTGAACAGGACCTCCGGAACAGGAGGTCTCTCCAGGCTCCTCTGGAACCCACTCAGACCAGCCGGGCAAGGTGGGGGCCACAGACGCGGACCACGGGCCTTCAGCGCACCCTTGGAGGTGAGGGGGGTGCGGTTTGGAGGAGCACAGCAGGGAGGCCCCGGGGTTCCCCAGCAGGAGGGGCCCTGACCTGCCACACCCTCCCCAGCGAGACCTCCTCCTGCGTGAAGATCGTGGCCGTGAGCCTCAGCAAGGGGTTCGTCCGCATCCTCAACGAGTCCGCGGAGGAGACGGCCGACCTGGGCGGCTCCACGCTGCAGCAGCTCGAGGGCGACTTCCCCGTGCGCACCTACCGCTTCCCACCCCACACGCTGCTGGAGCCGCAGCACCACGTCACGGTGCGCCCCACTCACCGCCAGCCCGCgcgcccccgcccctcgcccaAGCCCCTCACCCATGCCCGGCGCTGTCCCCAGGTatggggggaggggcccggcTGCACCAAGAAGCAGCCGGGCCCCTCGTCCGTGGGCCGGAAGCCTGCCCACTTTCACCCCAGCCCGAGCTTCGTGACTCTTCTCCTGAGCCCCAAGGGCGAGGTCAGTGTGGGTCCCAATGGGGGGCCAGGTGGGGTGGTTGTGGGGAGGCCTCCCTGGGTCAGGTGACCTTcggcccctgctgcccacaggtTTTGAGCAAGTACCAGGCCCCGCTCTGCCCGGTCCCCACCTTGAGGATCTTCGATGACACCGACTTGTCCATCGACCGCTTCCTACTCTcagaggcccagcccagggccgaTGCGCAGCAGCAGCGGCGCCCGCCCCGACTCTCGGGCAAGCGTCGGAGGCGGGAGGCCAGGGCGCAGAGCCGGAGGCCCAGGTGGGGACCGCGCGTCCCTCGGTCTCGGTCTcggcctcctccccaggccccgccccacccgagAACACCGTCCCTCAGACCCGGCAGGAGCACTCGCCActtctgcacccccaccccccgcccctcgcTAGGCTCCCCACGGGCTGGCTCCAGCCCTCACGATTCTGTCACCCCAGCAGGACACAGGCCCTGCCCCCGTGCTTGACCGCCAGCAAGCTCTCCGGCCTGCAGGACGCGCCGGTGCCGCCCGAGCACGTGGAGACCGACGACGCACGGGTGCTGCTGCCTGCCATCGCCGGTGAGCGCGCAGGGATACGGAGGGAGGGCGCGCAGGGATATGGAGGGAGGGCCCCcgcagggagggggaggccggCCCACACCCCCCATCACTGTCCCACACAGAGGACGGGCCGAGCCTCACGGTCTACCGGTATAAGATGAAGCCCACCGTCCGAGTGAGTGTGCCCACAGTGGGTGCCCGGGGGTGGGGAGACTGctcccgcctgccccgcccctccacctGGCCTGCCTCTCAGGGCCCACGCCCCCCAGGTGTGCCGGAAGAGCGTGGACCGGGGCTGCCCGATGGTGGCGCTGTCGGTGCAGAGCAGGGCCAACAGCAGGTTCCGCTTACCCGGCTGCCCGCCCATCACCGTGGACGCGTGCAGGCGGGTGTAGGCCGGGCAGTCCAGGCGCCTGCACTTGCTGGCCAGCTCCGTGACACCAACCGGCCAGCGCCGGGCGGGGCGCCGGGAGGCCGTGCGGGCGCGAAGAGGCAGTGGCAGGAGGCAGGCGGTGTCAGCTGCGTAATTTACTGAACCAATGTCACCTACCAAGTAAACTGCATTTCTGTGCACCCGGAAGTCGAAGGTGACTCTCTTGGTCTCCAGACTTCCCGCCCCAAGAGGACGAACCTAGGCGTCCGTGGGGATGCGAGGCCTGGCCCCACACCTCTGTGCCCATGGCAAGTGCCCTGGGGGGCCTGGGACCACAGTGCCCCCACGGTGGCCGGGGGCCCTGCCAGGAGTGGACTGGACAGCTCAGTCCTGGAAGAAGTGGGCAGCCAGGCCGTCCTGGGCTCTCCCTCACTTGTCCCCAACAACAGGGGCCTCTCCTGGTCCCGCCCACCTCCTGTCCCAGGACACCCTCCAGACGCTCTGGGTGTCCGGAGGCTGCTCAGCCAAGCTGGGGCGCTCGTGGCCAGGGTCCTGGCCAGCTGGGCAGTGGGCGGGGGCTTCCGCTAGGGGTGGGATTGGGCTGGCGTGATCGGGTTCAGGTGCGGCAGGCACCTCAGGGCCGTGGGTCTGGCTGCGGCTGCGGTGTCTGGTGCTGCCTTTGGGCCCGGACATCCTGGGGCTCGAGGGCCCGGTCCGGAGGCCAGCTCCAGGGCTCTCAGAGCGGCCACTGTGGCCAGCCCCTGACCGAGGCCAGGCCCTGAGCCGCCCAGGGCCCGGAGCCGACGCCCCCGGAACTGCAGGTCTTTGGACGTCCAGCAGCTGCTGTTCGAGTCAGGTGGCATGGGGAccttggggggagaggggagcaggttATAGCCCCAGGTCCCAGAAGGCCCTGGAAAGCAAGGAAAGGGGTTGTCAGACAAGGGTCCCGCCAGGAACTGCCAGGCGGGCCCCCCCGCCCGCAGGCAGATCTGCAGAGTCCACTGCGGCCCCTCCCCTGACCCTTCACCCCAggcaccacctccccacccccctccccgtgctccccagggaagccctggcccctccctcgtCAGCATCCCCTCGGACCCTCACTTGAGCTGGAGTCAGCTCCAGGAAGGCGGAGGCCACAGGCCCGGGCTCTGGCTTTGGGTCACTGGGGCCTGCTGGAGGGCAGTGGCCCTTGGCCGCGTCCTAACCCTCCCCTGTATATAGGGCCCCAGCACCTGCCTCGGGGTCGACTGGGCAGGGCCACCTGGCACCCACCAGGACCCAGCCTGGAATGGGAGGCCCTGAGTCCCCACCGTCTGCCCCCGCTCTGGCCGCCTCTGCGGGCTGCCCTGCCTGCCGCTCACCCGCCACTGCTCCACTGGGCGGCTGGCCTTTGACCCCCTCAACTACCTGATCTCAGGGTccaccctctctggcccctcccccaggcacctGGCCCTGTCCCGCGATGGGGAGGGCACAGGAGGGTCGCTGGAAAACCTTCAGCCTGTGCTCCTGCTTACCATGCCCCTCCCCGGGgcaaaccccacccccaccccccgccttccACCAGGTGGATCAgacccctcctccaggaagcctccctgggCCACCCGGGGTGAGGGGTGTGGTTCTGCTGCACAGCTGCCTGGGTTGGCCCCGCTCAGCCGCGTCCCTGGGGGAGGGCCCCCGGCTCACTGGCCAGTTCTGTGGCCTGAGTCCAGCACAGGCCCTGTCCGAAGGACAAAGGGGggcaccctgccctgcccacccggTAGGCTCTGTCCCTCGGCTggcacctggccctgggcctgtccTGCTCACAGCTCCTGGCCTCTCACGGCCCCTGCCGCTGGCCCTTTGCTGGCTGCCGCCTTTCTGTCTCTCGTTCATCCCTGGTGGCCTCGTGGTCCCATGGGCTCAGGGGAGGGGCACCTGGAATCGTCCCCTCTGTTCTGAGCCCCCCACCCACAGGAGATGACCTCCAGGGGCCACAGCCGCTCTCTGAGCCTGGGGAGCGAGGGCCCGTGCTGACCtggcgtgggggcggggtctCTC is a genomic window of Phyllostomus discolor isolate MPI-MPIP mPhyDis1 chromosome 6, mPhyDis1.pri.v3, whole genome shotgun sequence containing:
- the LMNTD2 gene encoding lamin tail domain-containing protein 2; the protein is MTRGPESGLKGGEAKKGAPSSLGNEEPVSGHRSLPAGTPADLVAPKGRKDTKATPTRVGLQSAPKVLDPRPLQLPLGQRELDIQALRYAAQDRQDARHRRILQEVAGLPPERGPHSQDRFLRAQVQKLTLELEEQKERAQLERDRLEEQLLQTQTSLQQREAELQALHKSCLVKLAHSSWVGRMLRSSTGSVEVVTAETLVDPSDSSENDEASPGREGFRLEDVDWNTIAHRYPNLLANIKSNSDYKHPRPRTPPRLPVDSLPDECGPESSGRQHRLKSVEWDSGTFVGSDNSRGANSDSSSWPLDERSGVQKATGHPLRSPGHISFQHIGPPGRSLRRDSDAEPEGGVGRGGAPRLGCTHCPTPWRRSCRAWPSLEPRVGWLLGPLPPNLRGVSQPPEPSHRLPWRGPLRLLLSHVDPPGHCRPVGSPADAPYGGPPSEQDLRNRRSLQAPLEPTQTSRARWGPQTRTTGLQRTLGGEGGAVWRSTAGRPRGSPAGGALTCHTLPSETSSCVKIVAVSLSKGFVRILNESAEETADLGGSTLQQLEGDFPVRTYRFPPHTLLEPQHHVTVRPTHRQPARPRPSPKPLTHARRCPQVWGEGPGCTKKQPGPSSVGRKPAHFHPSPSFVTLLLSPKGEVLSKYQAPLCPVPTLRIFDDTDLSIDRFLLSEAQPRADAQQQRRPPRLSGKRRRREARAQSRRPRWGPRVPRSRSRPPPQAPPHPRTPSLRPGRSTRHFCTPTPRPSLGSPRAGSSPHDSVTPAGHRDTEGGRAGIWREGPRREGEAGPHPPSLSHTEDGPSLTVYRYKMKPTVRVCRKSVDRGCPMVALSVQSRANSRFRLPGCPPITVDACRRV